The Sphingomonas sp. LY54 genome includes a region encoding these proteins:
- a CDS encoding mechanosensitive ion channel family protein: MSTSEPAANAAAGAAEASELIRTTGERVEAGFWASVNELLLKIPEIIGFVLAIVAAWILGRLLARTIFRRLDRRGRPDLGRLLGAVAIGTTMLAVGLLALVLLFPGINPTSILSLLGFGSIALGFAFRDILQNLVAGIILLIREPYRTGDEIIVGDGEYEGVVEEVEMRATHIRTIDRRLIVIPNTMIFTNAITVNTDCDYRTANYTLSIAYGGDPRRAMAIIREAIKSAEGVSETPEPAVVIQSLNDYSIDLFMVFGAGPTVLEQIKAKGAVLLAIHDACRANGIELPFPTQVNLVRAEIEHHGPDKLAGPPSDA, translated from the coding sequence ATGAGCACATCCGAGCCCGCGGCGAACGCGGCGGCCGGCGCCGCCGAGGCCAGCGAGCTCATCCGCACTACCGGCGAGCGCGTCGAGGCCGGCTTCTGGGCGTCGGTCAACGAATTGCTGCTCAAGATCCCCGAAATCATCGGTTTCGTCCTGGCCATCGTTGCCGCGTGGATACTCGGCCGATTGCTGGCCCGCACCATCTTCCGCCGGCTCGATCGCCGCGGCCGGCCGGACCTCGGCCGCCTGCTGGGCGCAGTGGCGATCGGGACCACGATGCTCGCGGTCGGTCTGCTTGCGCTCGTGCTCCTGTTCCCGGGCATCAACCCCACCAGCATATTGTCGCTGCTCGGCTTCGGCTCGATCGCGCTCGGCTTCGCGTTCAGGGACATCCTCCAGAATCTCGTGGCGGGCATCATCCTGCTCATCCGCGAACCCTATCGCACGGGCGACGAGATCATCGTCGGCGACGGCGAATATGAAGGCGTGGTCGAAGAGGTGGAAATGCGCGCCACCCATATCCGGACGATCGACCGGCGCCTCATAGTCATCCCGAACACGATGATCTTCACCAACGCCATCACGGTCAACACCGACTGCGATTATCGTACGGCAAACTACACGCTTTCGATCGCCTATGGCGGCGACCCCCGCCGCGCGATGGCAATCATCCGGGAGGCGATCAAGTCGGCCGAGGGGGTCTCCGAGACGCCAGAACCCGCGGTCGTGATCCAGTCGCTCAACGATTATTCGATCGACCTGTTCATGGTGTTCGGGGCGGGCCCGACCGTGCTCGAGCAGATCAAGGCCAAGGGCGCGGTGCTGCTCGCCATCCATGACGCCTGCCGTGCCAACGGGATCGAACTGCCCTTCCCGACCCAGGTCAATCTGGTTCGGGCCGAGATCGAACATCATGGCCCCGACAAGCTCGCGGGCCCGCCGTCCGACGCCTGA
- a CDS encoding RNA polymerase sigma factor, whose product MNAFERELLTLLPRLRRFARSLARDAADADDLCQFALERALKAREQWQAGTRMDSWMYRIVRNCWIDEVRARTRRARTFAPEEAGSQVGDEGHEAIERTLEMQDVGKAMAELPLEQREVIALVLVEGLAYREAADILDIPMGTLTSRLTRGRQALVRRLEAA is encoded by the coding sequence TTGAATGCTTTTGAGCGCGAGTTGCTGACGCTGCTTCCGCGGCTGCGTCGCTTCGCCCGGTCATTGGCGCGGGACGCGGCTGACGCGGACGATCTGTGCCAGTTCGCGCTTGAGCGGGCGCTCAAGGCACGCGAGCAATGGCAGGCGGGAACGCGAATGGATTCGTGGATGTACCGGATCGTGCGCAATTGCTGGATCGACGAAGTCCGTGCCCGCACGCGGCGGGCCCGGACGTTTGCACCCGAGGAGGCAGGAAGCCAGGTGGGCGATGAAGGGCATGAGGCGATCGAGCGCACGCTGGAGATGCAGGATGTCGGAAAGGCGATGGCGGAGCTGCCGCTCGAGCAGCGCGAGGTGATCGCGCTCGTGCTGGTCGAGGGGCTCGCTTATCGCGAGGCTGCGGACATCCTCGACATCCCGATGGGAACGCTGACGTCGCGCCTCACACGGGGGCGGCAGGCGCTGGTGAGAAGGCTGGAGGCCGCATGA
- a CDS encoding DNA starvation/stationary phase protection protein, with product MATPAKLKTPTDLERNSARSVADALNAILADSYALFLKTKNFHWHVSGPHFRDYHLMFDEQAAQILAITDAIAERVRKTGGTTLRSIGHIARLQRIEDNDADFMSAADMLTELHRDNLKLVEMLREAKETVDAAGDNATAGMLDDWTDLAEERAWFLFATSRGA from the coding sequence ATGGCGACGCCTGCGAAACTCAAGACTCCGACCGACCTCGAGCGCAATTCGGCGCGGTCGGTGGCCGATGCGCTGAACGCGATCCTCGCCGACAGCTATGCCCTTTTCCTCAAGACCAAGAATTTCCACTGGCACGTCTCGGGCCCGCATTTCCGCGATTATCATCTGATGTTCGACGAGCAGGCGGCGCAGATCCTCGCGATCACCGACGCCATCGCCGAGCGCGTGCGCAAGACCGGCGGCACGACCCTGCGCTCGATCGGCCATATCGCGCGCCTGCAGCGGATCGAGGACAATGACGCGGACTTCATGAGCGCCGCCGACATGCTGACCGAATTGCACCGCGACAATCTCAAACTCGTGGAGATGTTGCGAGAGGCCAAGGAGACGGTCGACGCCGCCGGCGACAACGCGACGGCGGGCATGCTCGACGACTGGACCGACCTCGCCGAGGAACGGGCCTGGTTCCTGTTCGCGACCAGCCGCGGGGCCTAG
- a CDS encoding DUF308 domain-containing protein: MSEAAATAPARRHSAWALGCGLLTLILAATALLLPVIDWAPRGGVVGWLLFLAGLAELAFGLRHRPGPVGNAATGAGLITAAAGLLFIVQPFAHFFRVADVVMAWLLVRGAWMLVAALRMREIRAVKWVALSGTADILLGLALVAGLPVAAFVISLFGPTPELVASFALILAASFLATGFAQVAIARDRP, translated from the coding sequence ATGAGTGAGGCAGCAGCAACCGCGCCGGCGCGACGGCATTCGGCGTGGGCGCTCGGCTGCGGGCTGCTGACTTTGATCCTGGCGGCGACGGCTTTGCTGCTCCCCGTCATCGACTGGGCGCCACGCGGCGGCGTGGTCGGCTGGCTGCTGTTCCTCGCCGGCCTGGCGGAGCTGGCGTTCGGCCTCAGGCACAGGCCCGGCCCGGTCGGCAACGCCGCGACCGGCGCGGGCCTGATCACGGCCGCCGCCGGCCTGCTCTTCATCGTCCAGCCCTTCGCGCACTTCTTCCGCGTTGCCGACGTCGTCATGGCGTGGCTGCTCGTCCGCGGCGCCTGGATGCTCGTCGCCGCCTTGCGCATGCGCGAGATCCGGGCAGTGAAATGGGTGGCGTTGAGCGGAACGGCAGACATCCTGCTCGGTCTCGCGCTGGTCGCCGGCCTGCCGGTGGCGGCCTTCGTCATCAGCCTGTTCGGGCCGACCCCCGAGCTGGTCGCGTCCTTCGCTCTGATCCTCGCCGCCAGCTTCCTGGCAACGGGCTTCGCCCAGGTCGCGATCGCCCGCGACCGCCCCTGA
- a CDS encoding GreA/GreB family elongation factor yields MSVAFRRESDEEHLEPRFELPIPAGPNFVTPTGLALIEARVGELEAVVAQEKEPMRLAEAQRDLRYWRTRLATSLPGPTPPEGEVGFGSRVRFRMKGTIRTLDIVGDDEADPPEGRIAFSAPLARALIGAEAGDMADFGGETDAIEVIEVAPIA; encoded by the coding sequence ATGAGCGTAGCATTCCGCCGCGAGAGCGATGAAGAGCATCTCGAGCCGCGTTTCGAGCTGCCGATCCCGGCTGGTCCCAATTTCGTCACGCCCACCGGCCTTGCCCTTATCGAGGCGCGGGTGGGGGAGTTGGAAGCCGTCGTGGCGCAGGAGAAGGAGCCGATGCGCCTGGCCGAGGCGCAGCGCGATCTGCGCTACTGGCGGACGAGGCTTGCGACCTCCTTGCCCGGGCCGACGCCGCCCGAGGGCGAGGTGGGGTTCGGCTCCCGCGTCCGCTTTCGCATGAAGGGGACGATACGCACGCTCGACATCGTCGGCGACGACGAGGCGGACCCGCCTGAAGGCCGCATCGCCTTCTCCGCGCCTTTGGCCCGTGCGCTGATCGGCGCCGAGGCCGGCGACATGGCCGACTTCGGCGGCGAGACCGACGCGATCGAGGTGATCGAGGTCGCGCCCATCGCCTGA
- a CDS encoding trimeric intracellular cation channel family protein, with translation MNLPSLTELLDERVTRDLVIALDLAGTFVFAISGAMQGIRRRLDVYGVLVVSVAAATAGGITRDLLIGSVPPAAVSDWRYCASAIAAGLITFFCYSPVSRQRTALLVFDAAGLAFFAVAGTQKALDFGLSPPMAALLGMLTGVGGGIARDLLVTRTPSVLRGDLYAVAALAGATMVVVGDLLDWPTVAAAIGAALFCFAFRVLAILRGWGLPVARPHDGEQYPDRE, from the coding sequence GTGAACCTGCCGTCGCTGACCGAGCTTCTCGACGAAAGGGTCACGCGCGACCTCGTCATCGCGCTCGACCTTGCCGGCACGTTCGTGTTCGCGATCAGCGGCGCGATGCAGGGGATAAGGCGGCGGCTCGACGTCTATGGCGTGCTGGTCGTGTCGGTCGCCGCCGCGACCGCCGGCGGGATCACGCGTGACCTGCTGATCGGCTCGGTGCCCCCGGCCGCGGTCAGCGACTGGCGCTATTGCGCGTCGGCGATCGCCGCCGGCCTCATCACCTTCTTCTGCTATTCCCCGGTCTCTCGGCAGCGCACGGCGTTGCTCGTCTTCGACGCTGCGGGCCTCGCCTTCTTCGCCGTCGCCGGGACCCAGAAAGCGCTCGACTTCGGGCTCAGTCCGCCGATGGCGGCCTTGCTCGGCATGCTGACCGGCGTCGGAGGCGGCATCGCCCGCGACCTGCTCGTCACGCGCACCCCTTCGGTGCTCCGCGGCGACCTCTATGCCGTGGCCGCGCTCGCGGGCGCGACGATGGTGGTCGTCGGGGACTTGCTCGACTGGCCGACGGTGGCGGCGGCGATCGGGGCCGCTCTTTTCTGCTTCGCGTTTCGCGTGCTCGCCATCCTGCGCGGCTGGGGACTTCCCGTCGCTCGTCCGCACGATGGCGAACAATATCCGGACCGCGAATGA
- a CDS encoding S8 family serine peptidase: MGQHSSLGAVDQRGFATGAPLPSGHGTAVASLVVGTGTVRGSAPGAALLVADIYGRDPKGGNALAIARALGWMAQNDVRVVAMSLTGPPNPLVAKAVAQARARGMYVVAPVGNDGPAAPPAYPASYPGVIAVTGVDGRNRPLIEAGPSLHLDYAAPGSDMAAAAPGGGLKPVRGTSFAVPLVAGRLARSSLATLDAEAKDLGRKGPDNIFGRGLVCGECRTPLPKK, translated from the coding sequence GTGGGCCAGCATTCGTCGCTTGGGGCGGTAGATCAGAGGGGCTTCGCCACCGGCGCGCCGCTGCCAAGCGGCCATGGCACGGCCGTGGCGTCGCTGGTCGTGGGCACAGGAACGGTGCGAGGGTCCGCGCCAGGGGCCGCGCTGCTCGTTGCCGACATCTATGGCCGCGACCCCAAGGGTGGCAACGCGCTTGCCATAGCCCGCGCGCTCGGCTGGATGGCGCAGAACGATGTGCGCGTGGTTGCCATGAGCCTTACCGGTCCGCCCAACCCTTTGGTCGCCAAAGCGGTAGCGCAGGCGCGCGCCCGCGGCATGTACGTCGTAGCCCCGGTCGGCAATGACGGGCCGGCCGCCCCCCCCGCTTATCCCGCCTCCTATCCGGGAGTGATCGCGGTGACGGGAGTGGACGGCCGGAACCGGCCGCTGATCGAGGCTGGCCCAAGCCTCCACCTCGATTATGCCGCCCCTGGAAGCGACATGGCTGCCGCCGCCCCTGGCGGCGGGCTGAAGCCTGTGCGTGGCACCTCGTTCGCAGTCCCGCTGGTCGCCGGGCGGCTCGCCCGTTCCTCGCTCGCGACGCTCGACGCTGAAGCGAAGGATCTCGGGCGCAAGGGCCCAGACAATATTTTCGGCCGCGGCCTCGTCTGCGGCGAGTGCCGGACCCCGCTCCCGAAAAAATAG
- a CDS encoding DUF808 domain-containing protein, which produces MPSGLVALLDDVAAITKLAAASLDDVAGAAGKAGAKAAGVVIDDTAVTPRYVVGLSPHRELPIIYKIARGSLRNKLLFILPVAVALGALAPWAVTPLLMVGGAYLCFEASEKIIEVLRGEHHEAEVAEITDPKEMEERQVAGAIRTDFILSAEIMAIALADLSEQSVVMQAVVLAAVGIAITIAVYGVVGLIVKMDDVGLHLAQRRSAGTRAVGRGLVKGMPVLLKALSVIGTAAMVWVGGGIIVHGLETFGLETIPHWVHGAAEGAAHFVPFAHGVVEWVVTAFGSAVVGLVVGSVITAVVHRLKH; this is translated from the coding sequence ATGCCGTCAGGACTGGTAGCGCTGCTGGACGACGTCGCGGCAATCACGAAGCTGGCGGCGGCGTCGCTCGACGATGTGGCGGGCGCGGCCGGAAAGGCCGGCGCCAAGGCGGCCGGCGTCGTGATCGACGACACGGCGGTGACCCCGCGCTACGTGGTCGGCCTGTCGCCGCACCGCGAACTGCCGATCATCTACAAGATCGCACGCGGATCGCTGCGCAACAAATTGCTGTTCATCTTGCCGGTCGCGGTCGCGCTCGGCGCGCTGGCGCCGTGGGCGGTGACGCCGCTGCTGATGGTGGGCGGCGCCTATCTCTGCTTCGAGGCCAGCGAGAAGATCATCGAGGTGCTGCGCGGCGAGCATCACGAAGCCGAGGTGGCGGAGATCACCGATCCCAAGGAGATGGAGGAGCGCCAGGTGGCGGGCGCGATCCGCACCGACTTCATCCTCTCGGCCGAGATCATGGCGATCGCCCTGGCCGACCTGTCCGAGCAGTCGGTGGTGATGCAGGCGGTCGTGCTGGCCGCCGTCGGGATCGCGATCACGATCGCGGTCTATGGCGTGGTCGGGCTGATCGTGAAGATGGACGATGTCGGCCTCCATCTGGCGCAGCGGCGCAGCGCCGGCACGCGCGCGGTGGGCCGCGGCCTCGTCAAGGGCATGCCGGTGCTGCTGAAGGCGCTGTCGGTGATCGGCACGGCGGCGATGGTCTGGGTCGGCGGCGGCATCATCGTCCACGGCCTGGAGACATTTGGGCTCGAGACGATCCCGCACTGGGTGCACGGCGCGGCCGAGGGCGCGGCCCATTTCGTGCCGTTCGCGCACGGGGTGGTCGAATGGGTCGTGACGGCCTTCGGCTCGGCAGTGGTCGGGTTGGTCGTCGGCTCGGTCATCACTGCGGTGGTGCACCGGCTGAAGCACTGA
- a CDS encoding trypsin-like peptidase domain-containing protein: MQRKSRSRIVMRTGSLVSLVLALAACDAQNQDANATREPGEQATAGPEPALPPDRRTLAPLVKRAAPAVVNIAVLQSSPLEQNPMLRDPFFRRYFGVPDSAVAPRLAAGSGVIVDAGRGLILTNHHVVANARVIEVTLTDRRKFEAELVGSDQPTDIALLRIRGDKLPQLALGDSDAVEVGDYAMAIGNPFGLGQTVTAGIVSALARGLSADGYESYIQTDAPINPGNSGGPLIGMDGNIMGINSAIFGPGANVGIGFAVPAATAKFVMEQILEHGEVRRGQIGVVITETFTPPGSAAAPAEGALIAGVAPNSAAAAAGLQRGDIVVAANGVPTATAAALRNAVGLTTIGSRLQLTVQRGDQRSEVAVQVRP, encoded by the coding sequence ATGCAGCGGAAAAGCAGGTCTCGCATCGTGATGCGCACCGGGTCTCTCGTCAGCCTCGTGCTCGCCCTGGCGGCGTGCGACGCCCAGAACCAGGATGCGAACGCAACCCGCGAGCCGGGCGAGCAGGCGACGGCCGGCCCGGAGCCGGCGCTCCCGCCCGACCGGCGCACCCTCGCCCCGCTCGTCAAGCGCGCTGCCCCGGCGGTCGTCAACATCGCCGTGCTGCAGAGCTCGCCGCTCGAGCAGAACCCCATGCTCCGCGATCCCTTCTTCCGCCGCTATTTCGGAGTCCCGGATTCCGCGGTCGCGCCGCGCCTCGCCGCCGGCTCCGGAGTGATCGTCGACGCCGGCCGCGGGCTTATCCTCACCAACCATCACGTCGTCGCCAACGCGCGGGTGATCGAGGTGACGCTGACCGATCGCCGCAAGTTCGAGGCGGAACTGGTGGGCAGCGACCAGCCGACCGACATCGCCTTGCTGCGCATCAGGGGCGACAAACTGCCCCAGCTCGCGCTCGGCGATTCCGACGCGGTTGAGGTCGGCGATTACGCGATGGCGATCGGCAATCCGTTCGGACTCGGCCAGACCGTGACCGCCGGCATCGTCAGCGCGCTTGCCAGGGGCCTCAGCGCGGACGGCTATGAGAGCTACATCCAGACCGACGCGCCGATCAATCCGGGCAATTCGGGCGGCCCGCTGATCGGCATGGACGGCAACATCATGGGCATCAACAGCGCGATCTTCGGCCCCGGCGCCAATGTCGGCATCGGTTTCGCCGTCCCGGCGGCCACCGCCAAATTCGTGATGGAGCAGATCCTGGAGCATGGCGAAGTGCGGCGCGGCCAGATCGGCGTCGTCATCACCGAAACCTTTACGCCGCCCGGCAGCGCCGCCGCGCCGGCCGAGGGCGCGCTGATCGCCGGTGTGGCGCCCAATTCAGCGGCAGCGGCGGCGGGATTGCAGCGGGGCGACATCGTCGTTGCCGCAAACGGTGTCCCCACCGCGACGGCCGCCGCGCTGCGCAACGCAGTCGGCCTGACCACGATCGGCAGCCGCCTTCAGCTTACCGTGCAGCGCGGCGACCAGCGATCGGAAGTGGCGGTGCAGGTCCGTCCCTGA
- a CDS encoding response regulator has product MHALIIEDEVYTAEMLRFALSGMGFRSFDVAVSEKEARAAVAARRPDLICADVTLNPGDGIRVVKSILAGTGIPVFFVTAAPQRVETAIPDAIVVPKPFSLKQVYLASERALERGKKPFP; this is encoded by the coding sequence GTGCACGCCCTCATAATTGAAGACGAAGTCTATACGGCCGAAATGCTCAGGTTCGCGCTCAGCGGTATGGGGTTCAGGTCCTTCGATGTCGCAGTTTCCGAGAAGGAAGCCAGGGCAGCAGTTGCGGCGCGGCGGCCTGACCTCATCTGTGCAGACGTAACGCTCAATCCGGGCGACGGAATAAGGGTCGTGAAAAGCATTTTGGCTGGAACCGGCATACCAGTGTTCTTTGTGACGGCGGCCCCGCAAAGGGTGGAAACCGCAATCCCGGACGCTATCGTAGTGCCGAAGCCATTCTCGTTGAAGCAGGTTTACCTCGCCAGCGAACGGGCGCTGGAGCGAGGCAAGAAGCCTTTTCCGTAA
- a CDS encoding phospholipase D family protein yields MRWLRALLLGVLALVGAGLAVRVLAPLPSLENRTASRAYADTGDTALGRAIAPAVAAAPAGHSGIHPLADPAGAFAARILLARAAESSIDAQYYIWHADLTGTLLFDELRAAAERGVRVRLLLDDNNTVGLDPVLAALDAHPNIEVRLFNPFTIRAPRLIGFLTDFSRLNRRMHNKSFTVDNQATIVGGRNIGDEYFGAGDGALFADLDVLGVGPVVADVSADFDSYWASLSSYPADRIVPASGGPTEIAARAADAARDPGARPYLEAVRDSPFVRQLVERAIVMEWAPTRMISDDPAKGLGRAAPEQLLVAKLKDALGEPRRTLGLVSGYFVPAKAGTAAFAAMAGRGVQVTILTNALEATDVPIVHAGYVKWRKKLLAAGVRLYEMRGSAPGSRPRRHASGVGGSGSKLSGAGSALHAKTFAVDGRRVFVGSFNFDPRSAHLNTELGFVIESPALAERMQAAFERSAPARTYEVRLSPEGEIYWIERRDGREIRHATEPGTTRWQRAAVALLSLLPIEWLL; encoded by the coding sequence ATGAGATGGCTGCGCGCGCTCCTGCTGGGGGTGCTGGCGCTGGTCGGGGCCGGCCTTGCCGTGCGGGTGTTGGCGCCCTTGCCCTCGCTTGAGAACCGGACCGCCTCGCGCGCTTATGCCGATACCGGCGACACCGCGCTCGGCCGGGCGATCGCGCCCGCCGTCGCTGCCGCGCCCGCCGGCCACTCGGGCATTCATCCGCTCGCCGATCCGGCCGGCGCCTTCGCCGCGCGGATCCTGCTGGCGCGGGCCGCCGAGAGCAGCATCGATGCCCAATATTATATCTGGCACGCCGACCTCACCGGCACCCTGTTGTTCGACGAGCTGCGCGCGGCGGCCGAGCGCGGCGTACGCGTGCGCCTCCTCCTCGACGACAACAACACCGTTGGCCTGGACCCGGTCCTCGCCGCGCTCGACGCGCATCCCAATATCGAAGTGCGGCTGTTCAACCCCTTTACGATCCGTGCCCCGCGCCTGATCGGCTTCCTCACCGATTTCTCGCGGCTCAACCGCCGCATGCACAACAAGTCGTTCACGGTCGACAATCAGGCGACGATCGTCGGCGGCCGCAATATCGGCGACGAATATTTCGGCGCGGGCGACGGCGCTTTGTTCGCGGACCTCGACGTGCTCGGCGTCGGCCCGGTGGTCGCCGACGTCTCCGCCGACTTCGATTCCTATTGGGCGAGCCTCTCCTCCTACCCCGCCGACCGGATCGTGCCGGCGTCGGGCGGACCAACGGAGATTGCGGCGCGCGCGGCCGATGCGGCGCGCGATCCGGGGGCACGGCCCTATCTCGAGGCCGTTCGGGATTCCCCGTTCGTCCGCCAGCTGGTCGAGCGCGCGATCGTGATGGAATGGGCGCCGACGCGGATGATTAGCGACGATCCCGCCAAGGGCCTGGGCCGGGCCGCGCCCGAGCAGCTTCTCGTCGCCAAGCTGAAGGACGCGCTGGGCGAACCGCGCCGTACGCTGGGCCTGGTCTCGGGCTATTTCGTGCCGGCCAAGGCGGGCACCGCGGCTTTCGCGGCCATGGCCGGGCGCGGCGTGCAGGTCACCATCCTCACCAACGCGCTGGAAGCGACCGACGTGCCGATCGTCCATGCCGGCTACGTCAAATGGCGCAAGAAGCTGCTGGCGGCGGGCGTGCGTCTTTACGAAATGCGCGGGTCGGCGCCAGGATCGAGGCCGAGGCGCCACGCGAGCGGAGTCGGCGGCAGCGGCTCGAAACTGAGCGGCGCGGGATCGGCGCTCCATGCCAAGACCTTCGCCGTCGACGGCCGCCGCGTCTTCGTCGGCTCGTTCAACTTCGATCCGCGCTCGGCCCATCTCAACACCGAGCTCGGTTTCGTGATCGAGAGCCCGGCACTTGCCGAACGCATGCAGGCCGCCTTCGAACGCTCCGCCCCGGCCAGAACCTACGAAGTCCGGCTCTCGCCGGAAGGCGAGATCTACTGGATCGAGCGCAGGGACGGCCGGGAGATTCGCCACGCAACCGAGCCCGGCACCACGCGTTGGCAACGCGCCGCGGTCGCATTGCTCTCGCTGCTGCCGATCGAATGGCTTTTATGA
- a CDS encoding M20 family metallopeptidase: MDSTATDPAAPVLADLPALLPELEAAYKDVHSNPELSMQEHRTAALAAKHLEENGFEVTSGVGKTGVVGLLRNGDGPTVLLRADMDALPIQEATGLDYASKVTAEDADKACVPVSHVCGHDMHVAWLMGATALLSRRREAWSGTLMAVFQPGEETAEGARAMLDDGLLDRFPRPDVVLGQHVMVGPSGTVAGSAGPITSAADSLQIRLFGRGAHGSMPQASVDPIVMAAALVLRLQTIVSRETAATDAAVVTIGVLQAGTKENVIPDEALLKLNVRTFDEGVRKHVLEAIERMANAEAAASGAPRPPEITPLDRYPLNVNDKEASDRVAEALRRHFPADHVRHSGPAPASEDFGCFGSAWDSPSVYWFVGGTDPETYAKAKAEGRINDLPVNHSPLFAPVVHPTLSTGVEAMVVGALAWLAK; the protein is encoded by the coding sequence ATGGACTCGACCGCAACCGATCCCGCAGCCCCGGTCCTGGCCGACCTGCCCGCTCTCCTCCCCGAGCTCGAAGCGGCCTATAAGGACGTCCATTCCAACCCCGAACTGTCGATGCAGGAGCACCGCACCGCGGCCCTTGCCGCCAAGCATCTCGAGGAGAACGGCTTCGAGGTGACCAGCGGGGTCGGCAAGACGGGCGTGGTCGGGCTGCTTCGCAACGGCGACGGCCCCACCGTCCTGCTCCGCGCCGACATGGACGCGTTGCCGATCCAGGAAGCGACGGGCCTCGATTATGCCAGCAAGGTCACTGCCGAGGACGCCGACAAGGCGTGCGTGCCCGTTTCGCATGTCTGCGGCCACGACATGCACGTCGCGTGGCTGATGGGCGCGACGGCTCTGCTCTCGCGCCGGCGCGAGGCTTGGAGCGGCACCTTGATGGCGGTCTTCCAGCCCGGCGAGGAAACGGCGGAAGGCGCGCGGGCCATGCTCGACGACGGCCTGCTCGACCGCTTCCCCAGGCCCGACGTCGTGCTCGGCCAGCATGTCATGGTCGGGCCGTCGGGCACCGTTGCCGGCAGCGCCGGGCCGATCACGTCGGCCGCCGACAGCCTGCAGATCCGCCTGTTCGGCCGCGGCGCGCACGGCTCGATGCCGCAGGCCAGCGTCGATCCGATCGTCATGGCGGCAGCGCTCGTGCTGCGGCTGCAGACGATCGTATCGCGCGAAACCGCCGCCACCGACGCCGCGGTCGTCACGATCGGCGTGCTGCAGGCGGGCACCAAGGAGAATGTGATCCCCGACGAGGCCCTCCTCAAACTGAACGTGCGCACCTTCGACGAAGGCGTGCGCAAGCATGTGCTGGAGGCGATAGAGCGGATGGCCAATGCCGAAGCCGCGGCCTCCGGGGCGCCACGCCCGCCCGAAATCACTCCGCTCGATCGCTACCCGCTCAACGTCAACGACAAGGAAGCGAGCGACCGCGTCGCCGAGGCGCTGCGCCGCCACTTTCCGGCCGATCACGTGCGCCACTCCGGCCCCGCTCCGGCGAGCGAGGATTTCGGCTGCTTCGGCAGCGCCTGGGATTCGCCCTCGGTCTACTGGTTCGTGGGCGGCACCGACCCCGAAACCTATGCCAAGGCCAAGGCCGAGGGCCGGATCAACGACCTCCCGGTCAATCACAGTCCGTTGTTCGCGCCGGTCGTCCACCCCACCCTCTCGACCGGGGTCGAGGCGATGGTCGTCGGCGCGCTCGCCTGGCTGGCCAAATGA
- a CDS encoding FadR/GntR family transcriptional regulator, whose amino-acid sequence MADRRLFQDIVERITALIEEGVFPPGSRLPGERELAERFGVSRVTIREAEIALQAIGKVKIKTGSGVYVSDGSVSGLDELPQVSAFELTEARSLFESEAAALAAPIISQEGLQRLDELLVEMAKDDATGDQGPNNADREFHMMIASASGNAAISYVIQTLWRLRDEVPGVRAAYDSVCHHDGNSRHREHADVVEALKKRDPSGARLAMRRHFNRLLEAMLDASEERQIEELRQRSAESRARFLISAKLS is encoded by the coding sequence ATGGCGGACCGGCGCTTGTTTCAGGATATCGTCGAGCGGATCACGGCGCTCATCGAGGAGGGCGTGTTCCCTCCAGGGTCGCGGCTGCCCGGCGAGCGCGAGCTTGCCGAGCGCTTCGGCGTCAGCCGCGTCACGATCCGCGAAGCCGAGATCGCCCTCCAGGCGATCGGCAAGGTCAAGATCAAGACCGGGTCGGGCGTATACGTCTCCGACGGCAGCGTCTCCGGTCTGGACGAGCTTCCCCAGGTTAGCGCGTTCGAACTGACCGAGGCACGGTCGCTGTTCGAATCCGAGGCGGCGGCGCTGGCCGCGCCGATCATCTCGCAGGAAGGCCTGCAGCGGCTCGACGAACTGCTGGTGGAAATGGCCAAGGACGACGCGACCGGCGACCAGGGCCCGAACAACGCGGACCGCGAATTCCACATGATGATCGCCTCGGCCTCCGGCAACGCGGCGATCAGCTACGTCATCCAGACTTTGTGGCGGCTGCGGGACGAAGTGCCCGGCGTGCGCGCGGCTTATGATTCCGTGTGTCATCACGACGGCAATTCGCGCCATCGCGAGCATGCCGACGTCGTTGAGGCCCTGAAGAAACGGGACCCGTCCGGTGCGCGGCTGGCGATGCGCCGCCACTTCAACCGCCTGCTCGAGGCCATGCTCGACGCGAGCGAGGAACGGCAGATCGAGGAACTGCGCCAGCGCTCGGCCGAAAGCCGCGCGCGTTTCCTGATCAGCGCCAAGCTGAGCTGA